Proteins encoded in a region of the Triticum dicoccoides isolate Atlit2015 ecotype Zavitan chromosome 3A, WEW_v2.0, whole genome shotgun sequence genome:
- the LOC119273487 gene encoding cytochrome P450 94A2-like, whose product MDGSITLLLLLFPVLLAVYLRRRSVAPAAASANHCPHPNRVFGNAVPLLRNLHRFLDWATDQLAESPASTIEVRGPLGLGSGVATASPEAVDHLLRANFPNYVKGARFADPFADLLGRGIFLADGRLWTLQRKLASYSFSSRSLRRFSGRVLREHLQRRLLPLLDFAAGSGVALDLQDVLRRFSFDNVCGVAFGVESSTLLELEAGDRRSRRHEAFFAAFDDAVEISFARILHPTTLLWRAMRLANVGSERRMREAIGVIDEYVMGMLEAEQPPRGAPAEDGEGEHEQHLLSRFASALDEESASGSGSELGEMFSSPEAKRRFLRDVVVSFVLAGKDSTSTALTWFFWLLAANPGCERRVHEEVTRMPHGDDAGEYVELKGMHYLHAALTEAMRLYPPVPINTRVAAAADVLPDGTTVRAGWFADYSAYAMGRMPRLWGDDCREFRPERWLDGDRGEFVAADAARYPVFHAGPRACLGKEMAYVQMKAVAAAVIRRFAVEMVETPASMDAPPPYELGATLRMKGGLRVRIKRREDHF is encoded by the coding sequence ATGGACGGGAGcatcacgctgctgctgctgctcttccctGTCCTCCTCGCCGTCTACCTCCGGCGCCGCAGCGTCGCACCGGCTGCGGCGAGCGCGAACCACTGTCCGCACCCAAACCGCGTCTTCGGCAACGCCGTGCCGCTCCTCCGCAACCTGCACCGCTTCCTCGACTGGGCCACGGACCAGCTCGCGGAGTCCCCGGCCTCCACCATCGAGGTCCGCGGCCCGCTCGGCCTCGGCAGCGGCGTCGCCACTGCCAGCCCGGAGGCCGTCGACCACCTCCTGCGCGCCAACTTCCCCAACTACGTCAAGGGCGCGCGCTTCGCGGACCCCTTCGCCGACCTGCTCGGCCGCGGCATCTTCCTCGCCGACGGCCGCCTCTGGACCCTCCAGCGCAAGCTCGCCTCCTACTCCTTCTCCTCCCGCTCGCTCCGCCGCTTCTCCGGGCGGGTGCTCCGGGAGCACCTCCAGCGGCGCCTCCTCCCGCTCCTCGACTTCGCCGCGGGCTCCGGCGTGGCCCTTGACCTGCAGGACGTGCTCCGGCGCTTCTCCTTCGACAACGTCTGCGGCGTGGCATTCGGCGTCGAGAGCTCCACTCTGCTCGAGCTCGAGGCCGGGGATCGCCGCAGCCGGAGGCACGAGGCGTTCTTCGCGGCGTTCGACGACGCCGTCGAGATCTCCTTCGCGCGGATACTCCACCCGACGACCCTGCTGTGGAGGGCGATGAGGCTGGCCAACGTGGGGAGCGAGCGGCGGATGCGTGAGGCCATCGGAGTCATCGACGAGTACGTGATGGGGATGCTGGAGGCAGAGCAGCCGCCGCGAGGTGCGCCGGCCGAGGACGGCGAGGGCGAGCACGAGCAGCACCTCCTTTCGCGGTTCGCGTCGGCGCTGGACGAAGAATCCGCCAGCGGCAGCGGCAGTGAGCTCGGCGAGATGTTCAGCTCTCCGGAGGCGAAGCGGCGGTTCCTGCGGGACGTGGTGGTGAGCTTCGTGCTAGCCGGGAAGGACAGCACATCCACCGCGCTCACCTGGTTTTTCTGGCTCCTGGCCGCCAACCCAGGGTGCGAGCGGCGCGTGCACGAGGAGGTCACGCGCATGCCGCACGGAGACGACGCCGGGGAATACGTGGAGCTGAAGGGGATGCACTACCTGCACGCGGCGCTCACGGAGGCGATGCGGCTGTACCCGCCGGTGCCGATCAACACGCGCGTGGCGGCGGCTGCGGACGTGCTGCCGGACGGCACGACGGTGCGGGCCGGCTGGTTCGCGGACTACTCGGCCTACGCGATGGGGAGGATGCCGCGGCTGTGGGGTGACGACTGCCGCGAGTTCCGACCCGAGCGGTGGCTCGACGGTGATCGCGGCGAGTTCGTGGCGGCGGACGCGGCGAGGTACCCGGTGTTCCATGCGGGGCCGCGGGCGTGCCTCGGGAAGGAGATGGCGTACGTGCAGATGAAGGCCGTGGCGGCCGCCGTGATCCGGAGGTTCGCGGTGGAGATGGTGGAGACGCCGGCGAGCATGGACGCGCCGCCGCCGTACGAGCTGGGTGCGACGCTGAGGATGAAGGGTGGGCTCCGCGTGCGGATCAAGAGGCGGGAGGATCACTTTTAA
- the LOC119273488 gene encoding uncharacterized protein LOC119273488 — protein sequence MDTRAVCISWLVILALVLLAGPGLAASSLAGGTASIDVARQLMPSSLMRLEDGVAPELAVDLGLHRRVLAGIDPGAGPLNANKPACKPKCAEPGQPNTGPGCLKIYGCRGGS from the coding sequence ATGGACACAAGGGCGGTGTGCATCAGCTGGCTTGTGATCCTCGCGCTTGTGCTGCTCGCCGGCCCGGGCCTGGCGGCGTCGTCGCTCGCGGGCGGCACTGCCAGCATCGACGTGGCGCGGCAGTTGATGCCGTCGTCGTTGATGAGGCTGGAGGACGGCGTGGCGCCGGAGCTGGCGGTGGACCTGGGGCTGCACCGGCGCGTCCTCGCCGGCATCGACCCGGGGGCGGGACCACTGAACGCCAACAAGCCAGCCTGCAAGCCCAAGTGCGCGGAGCCCGGACAGCCCAACACCGGCCCGGGCTGCCTCAAAATTTATGGCTGCCGAGGAGGAAGCTGA
- the LOC119273489 gene encoding uncharacterized protein LOC119273489: protein MDRKVCISVVILALAVLAGPGAKAAALAGGAASIDAGAAVRQLMSVSLPSSMKLQDGVASELAVASVVNLARHRRLLSLGFPPAVLDNRAACNPTCPGQGQPYTDHGCNSRYLCRH from the coding sequence ATGGATAGGAAGGTGTGCATCTCTGTCGTAATCCTCGCGCTAGCTGTGCTCGCTGGCCCGGGCGCGAAGGCGGCCGCGCTCGCCGGTGGCGCTGCCAGCATCGACGCGGGGGCGGCGGTGCGACAGCTGATGTCAGTgtcgctgccgtcgtccatgaAGCTGCAAGACGGCGTGGCGTCGGAGCTCGCGGTGGCATCGGTGGTGAACCTGGCGAGGCACCGCCGCCTCCTCTCATTAGGCTTCCCCCCGGCCGTCCTGGACAACAGGGCAGCTTGCAACCCAACTTGTCCGGGGCAAGGACAGCCGTACACCGACCATGGATGCAATAGCAGGTACCTCTGCCGGCACTGA